A region of the Lagopus muta isolate bLagMut1 chromosome 2, bLagMut1 primary, whole genome shotgun sequence genome:
AACCTGAGAGGACCCTAATCACGTACACCCCGAAATCCCCGCAttgcgcctatacatgccattgtcctctcagTTAAGTGTTGCCCCGTTACATTGCAATGCACCaaataatcctaccctaataaccctatGAACTATTAACCTAATAATCCTAATGTCTTAAGCGTGAGTTCTACATAAAGCTATATGCTGCATTCTTAGATGATGCTGACTCATTCATTTCAGCACAAACTATacttatatatgtaatatacctATATATCTATATAACTAATATAATGTGACTATAAACGTAATGCATAATGTTAGACCTAATACAACTATAACTGAATAGAGTTAAATATGGTTAAATATAGTTAAACATCCGTTACAGCGTGTACGCGAACCTGGTTACAATCTTTCGAGAAGCCTATCGTATTCCAAGCGTTGATTGCTTAAACGTTATTGCAGACAGTTGATGAAGCAAGATACACAAATTAGATGCAGGCTTTTCACCACTGAGCAGGGGGAGGTCCTATCCCGTCACATCCCGAGTACTCGCCTTCTTCGCCTGTCACAAAATCTCTCCCATGCTCAGTGAAACCCTGCTCTGTTATACTGCGAAGCACCTGATAGATCTACCTTAACAGCCTAGAAGCCTACTAGCCTAAAGATGAGTCTTACAAGAGGCGATGTAGTGTATCCTCAGAGAATGCTGAATCGAGTCGGGACACTCGCCTAAGCAAGCGCCACATCTTAATATACATTATAATTATCAGTACTAAGCATAATAATGTTAAACCTAACACAACTACAACCAGATGCAGTACAGAGTTAAATATCCCTGTCGCTGTGGGGGACCATCCAAGAAGTACTTCCCACCAGTGGTGTTCTCCGTCCTTCTTTACTCTCTCTAGGACGCGATGTATCTCTTCTGTGTCATGGTGAACGGTGatcaaggttttctgtccaTTGTCTCTGATGCGTTTCAGCGATTGGTGCAGGTCATCATGTTGCAAAAGCTTCCTTACCAAGTTCCTTCCTTGGTAAGCCAAAGCGAGATTCATCCCACTTGGAGTAGGTGATAGGTCTTTAATCACCGTGTAATTATCCTGcaagaactgatgtgatgtcGCCAACACTTAATAATTAAAGCCACATCCTACAATACTAGTAAAGTTATagacagagagattagagattagagtgattgctgatagctctagTGGCACTATCTATGCCCAATATATACCAACATTGTCTCAGGTACCTGTTGGAATGTACCTCAAGAATAACAAACGTCTGttcaatatcaaggcagatgtctcaagccttgagagcattgctctcacaaaccAACCATATGGAattgcttgttctccaggcctcaatctggccacctgtccatgaagggaacccattctgatgcccacagTGTATGCTGCACTGGCTTAAGCACCATGCACATCACATTTGTTACATGCGGAAAGAGAAGGCCTAATGCTGTCAGGATTACTAATGCATTTAAAGCGAGGAGTGATTTCAATTCCCATTTCTCTGCACAATCTATCAGGTGTGTGATGCCTTTCGGATCAAGGAGTACCCCTTCCGGGCCTCTGTTATCATTCCCTACTATCAGGAAGGTCTCTagtgctcttccttcctttatcaggctagatctaaacttcccacaatctgttagtgcatctctcttaactcccaaatgcaaattcacctctctccttttgctATCCTTTTCAGACACAGCTGGAACCTGAGGGCTCCGCACCtcccccactgtgcccatctccctttgatcatgcactgactgttgtagaggcttctgattggttgcatGCGCACTCAATCCTGTAAAAGGATGTGTGGGTCGAGTCAATGGGTCTGAACACTGTGGCAAAGAGTGAGTCCGGAGACTAtcgttatttctttctccatcgGGTGTAGCCTGAGCAGAGGGTGCCGGCCGGACGCCACCTACACCTTCAGGTGCAATTAGGGTGGACAGTGCTGGCCGGACACTATCATCTGAGCATCTGTAAGTTACAtcacttccctttctctctgctgtttttctttctaccGCCTCCTTAACTTTTGACCAATCCGTACCCAAGCCGTGCCCGCAGTTCCCACCcccctgggtgttactgcattccacctcctgagaggagacagcaagtgtcccatcccagctcacttctccccctgcccccgCAGGGGGCAGATTACACAGAGACAGCGATTGTTGTGGATACAGCGGAGGGGTTTCAACGACCTTGCATTCCTGCCCTTTTGCCGTTTTGCAAGATAAAAGCGCAGACAGTTGAACGCCTTCTTCTACTTGTTTATGCGAAGCTGAAGCCGAGGGGGGGGTGAAGTGGGATGCCGAAGGTGCTGACGAGATGTTATCAGTCATAGCTGAGGGCATATTTAcggtgttctcttcctcaggggacCGGCAAGAAAGTACGCTCCCCGCACAAGTAAGCATGATCCTGCCCAAGGGGCGCTCTCCCATTCCCATGGTTAACGCCACCGTGGGCAAGGGGCTCACTGGGGTACGGGACCCCGACCTTGGGTAAGCAGAGTTGCATTGTCTGGCCCATTTGGTGTTCCGGGGGAGGGGCCCTGAGCCTAAGGCACCCTCCCATCCTCGTTTCCCTGCGGCACTATGACAAACTTCCGACATTGGCGTACAGTGTGGCCTAGTTTCCCACAGGCCTGACAGATCTGGCCTGGTGCCGCTTCTCCCTTCTGCCTCTCAGGGACTTGGCACTGGGCTCTGAAGTGACCAAACTGTCCACACTTAAAACACGGTCCCCTACTCTGATCCTCCCTCATGGCCATCGCTGCTACTAACGCTGCTGCTAATCCCTCATTGGTGAGGGGcgttgttctctgtttctctagTACATACCTAATGATATCTCCTGGAGTATTGAGGTCGTTGGGAGCAGCTCGAATAAGATCCTTAACATTTTGgtgtgatttctgtttaagaCAATCCATGATTACTGCATTATGGGCAATCTTTGGCAGATCTGAGCCTTCTACTGCCCGAATCAATCGATTGGCAAAATCTGAGAATGACTCAGATGGACCCTGAGCTACctctgcccagggagcagaAGGTTCAGCTGTCCTTGAGAACCTTCTGaaggctgtcagagctgcttctgtggccGCCATCAGCTCTCCTGGGCGAAGGCGTCTGAACTGGCCTTCAGGGGAACCTATCATCCCTTCCCCATACCCTAACAACCGTGTCAGATTAGTTATCTCTCCCTGTTCCCTGCCATTTGCTGGGTGTTGTGGGTTACATGTCGCTGCTGCAActacagccctgagctgtgccaaCCACTCTTCCTTCCATAACATATACTGCGCTGGCTCAAGTATCACCTGCATGAGGCACTCTATATCGTATGGAAGCAAAGGTCCGGGAGCCATAATTGCCTCCAGTGCAGAGAGTGTAGCGGGCGATCGTAAACCCTTCTTCCCTATTGTCTCAGCGAGGCGAGTTACTGCCCTTGGGTctgtgggaatcaagtgttgtttctgcattagaattgtataatattatttttattttatgatctccgctatcatagttcccaggaacacactgtatatatgtgtatatatgtacattttgtcatacacactgcaagaatatcctgcacgagagcaaaccagagaacaagccatggcagcccgaggaagcgcctgacattgggaaggcctgacatcatcccccagtgctctttgtttaacgatgatgactttaaagaaaatcaccatatcaataggaccaggagagcaccgagacatcttggagacaacaggatgactgctgactggcaccagataacaagtaaataacaaatgtaaaccttctgataagattgtgaacctggagtacccagccagtggggaaacaggggagggggaaggcaagggggagtaaacagggtataaaggctgtcatgttgtgtccataggcgcgctcctacttgtgggacgcccgccattgcaatcgcgaataaattctgcttttatcagagataccgtcctgacaaaaattacttggattatttccaacaatttggggGCTCGTCCGGGATTATTATCGCCTCTTTGAGAGTTTCcctactgccctgcacaggataggtgcaccccgctgatttcagcggtcctgtctgggtggtgaggtgactccttggtACGGCCGATAAAAAACCGAGACTGTTTCATAGAGGACGGACTCTGTAAAAGCcaaggggcaggcaggcacgGGTGTTGGCCATTGCGACCCGGTAACTTCGTGCACGGACCAAGGTAAGGggatttaactctttccttgggGGTCGGTTGAGACTCtttgagtgtgtgtgactgagacgcGCTGTCAGTGCGAAGCGAGTGCGGAGTCCCGACCTGCGGTTCCGCTGTCCCGCGAGGGGCACGGCCAGGGACGGACGAAGcggctgtgttggtgaaagAAAGAGTCTCGGGAGGGAACTGTTGGTGTGCGGTACCCTGTGCACTTGAcgaagtgccagcagtacaccccTATTAATCCGAGATAGGAGTCTAGTACTCCTGAGGGATTGGGCCCAAAATCCGAGAATCAGAGTgtggtaacctgtgagctggggagttcacagtagcattctggagggatgggtaataggagttcccgagagcaggggaaaaaggtccccggaatggtgcctagagagagccagccccttgggagaagtgtttcaaaattggaaaataatcccaaaactaggaaaagaacagggaaaagatgtttaaatactgtatacagtagggagccactacagggaaaatcatttttttttgaccaaaataggagtctgacgaaaattgggcctatcagactttgtatttatatgtcaacagtaagactcctttttctgaaacagaattggcttagGTCGCTTAATGAGTGcaaggagtaaagaaatgttcctcGCGAGGAGtccaagttcaaaggaaatgggaaagagaagcagaaagatcataaatgggatcccttagGTAACTTCCCCccctttttaatttctaaagcagtgcaatttttaaagcagtggtgacctctccagaggaggaaagtgggtgctgctgatctgtgcagggTCCTGGAGAGAGGATGCGCTCTCAAttactgagggagttggagtaATGCGAATGGGACCTGgatagttttcctttctctaatactaaccttactaatacttcactttgtcctcttaaggcagtcttaggtcaaaggggaaaaaaagtgcggtaatgcctgctgtttttactagaagagaaGCTAGgagttgcaagaaaaattccttaactgaggatcctataagtgtagcagaacaatTAGATCAATTTCTAGGGCCTAATTTGTACTTatggatggaaatgatgtttatcGTTGATATGTTGTTTATTGGAGAAGGAGGTTGGCAGCTATGCAAGTGtgggaaatgaatacagagggaaggttgagttctggaggaaggcagagagagaggaaggatcctgaggataaattgtcctgattattgtcactgtctttatgattgttaaatgtttatgtcctGAAGGTGTTATGTTATGTTGTGTACGaggctgttatggaacaaggggtGTCTAAAGTGATATGAGAAGACCCCttgggttgtattttggctcactggagaaacattgttggtgagccagggggaatattgaataagaaaccagGAACGTAAATGGAGTAATGGGACCAGTTGTATAATTGAGTATCCTAAtcatgagaccaagtgctgggtgtttgtggaagttgaggaaTTCTGttgtttgatctgtggattttgaaggcactgggagaaactgtcttaatggtatgtggaaattatgtggaaatacCGCTTTTAATgatatgtggaaatgcagttttaatggtatatgaaaatgcagaaatgcagtttttaatgggatgtggaaattgtgtggaaatgcaacttttaatggtatgtggaaattatgtggaaatgcagttttaatagTATGTGGAAAcgcagttttaatggtatatggaaatgcagaaatgcaacttttaatggtatgtggaaattatgtggaaatgcagttttaatggtatgtggaaacgcagttttaatggtatatggaaatgcagaaatgcaacttgtaatggtatgtggaaattatgtggaaatgcaatttttaatggtatgtggaaattgtgtggaagTGCAATTTTAATAGTatgtagaaatgcagttgttaacggtatatggaaattatgtggcaatgcagtttttaatggtatgcggaattgcaattgttaatggtatgtggaattgcagttgagggtacaaatagtggaattgtggaaaaacaaacaaacaaacaaaaaaaaaatggcaaaaaggttaaggaaaacagtgagtttgggatATTAGAGTTGGGCCGGCACAAGAACACATCCCCGCACACCCCCCCACTGCGGCTTGTAAGAACAActtggagtgggagaaagagctgggggctggagcctcccgctgtgatgtgaagggtgcagtgcttgtgaatggggatgggacggacattggaagtgagaatagccggcatctgcagagctggggaaacccgATATCcagtgtgagcactggaagcctggggagagaagggagtgaaactgaaatacaatgttagtaatggctgtgatgatgagagtttgggaagtgaaaagggcttgggaaaaacaaaccGAGGAAGGCAAAGTTGAGCAAGGTTAACAGGGATGTCCTTacctagaagaagaggtaaggggagcctggaaggactcagggagagttccaccctgccaggactgaaagcagcaggggaagcaggctGAAGAGGTTTGTTTTCTGGTACCTCTGGGTGCGTCTTACTGTTACCCGTAGgtgatttttgtaatagttgtagcagctactggcaagagaagtttactttttttttggaccaattaaatacaggctaggagaacaagtaggaatatataaattcttgtacatgccaggttctccaaaacgattatttgggcatgacatgttagaatagttgaatgtggagattaaattcagtagagacGATTGGACCTACTTGTCAAGCAAGAGCaatggactgaaaattttaagtctggctttaacacaaactgggaaaagcaatgttgtactCCCAGAAGTTACGTAAATCCTACATTGGGTATACACAGGATTACGGGCATCAgggatgcctggcagagccaaaaatgcagcccaatgAAAGTTAAGTTAAAGATGGGAGCCAGCCCAACCAGGGTAAAGCAATGCCCTTTGAGGATACAAGATtgtaggaggataaaagaaataaaaataactttttggattttggattactaattggatagaaatccaaatacaacacccaatcttgcaaatgaaaaattggatgGAAAGAGCTATAGTTTGGTACAAGGTTTGagggcaattaatagaaaagttgaatatatacaacacatggtgtatatctttattaacCAAGTTAAGGGATAAGTAGGTGGGTTTTACCGTTCTGGACTTGAAGTacacctttttctgcctggttttgcaaaagaaagtctaaaattacttgcctttgaatagaaaaactcaaatatggagagaagaaaataataataataattaaaagtaataataataataataattcagttaacctgcacagtgttacccagggttgtgagaacagcccaatgatttttgagaactggtcaactcgtgagcctgagatttggattcaccatctcacagtggaactttactgcagtacatggatgctacagtaacaaaggactgtgcaatggactgtgagcttgctgaatttcttgatttaaatggctatcaagtttctcaacagaaagaacaactgatcaaagagaaggaagcaacttgctgaacacccagaacaccaacgcagagctgcctccaagccagcagtgtgtgactgCATGGAGGCTGTCTGTACAAGTTGGTCAGAGCTACAGGAGGAACCGTTGGACgatgctgaggagtcctggacgatgctgaggagtcctggattcatcgacggaagcagttttgtgaagacaaggaaaccgtaaggcaggacatgcagtaactgctactgacaGGGTAATTGAAGCACAACCATTACCTGTGGggacttccactcagaaggctgaaataattgccttgacaagaaccttaaatatatggatggatgctaaatatgcttttggggtggtacccactcgtggtaccatctggaaagagcaaggattgtttacacacaaggaaaacaaattcagcatgatgtaaatctaccaaagaacatcatggctgttatacattgtaaaggacatcagaagagtgacactgtacaggaaactggaaatatgatgatgaatcaggtggcaaaacaggcagctgaaggaaaagaaattggtgaacagctttaattccagacggtacacttgaaatacctgaaccttagtcagaacctataaggtactctagaaaggataggaatctaatgaatgaagggaagagagcaagctgacagatgggtgcatacccagatggacacactgttgtgcccgttagtattttatagaatttggttctaagggaacataataaaacatgggGGGGTTCAGACACCAGAAAGTAACTGTACAATCCTAGTACCAGGAACAGGGTACGAGTGGGGCTTGTTGGAAAGGGAACCTTCCAGGACAACAattgcaaattgatttttttttaactgccaggaaaaatgagggttttGATATATGCTAGTTGTAACCAATACCCTTTCAGGGTGaccagaagcattcccttgcaggacCAATAGTGCCAAGAAAGTAACCAAGGTACTTTTGCAGGAGATTATTCCAAGGTTTGAGTGTCCTGCAACAATACCCTTCAACCAGGGAACTCgttttattgcagagattgtccaagaggtcagcaagcattgggaataaattggcaattgcacacagcacacaggcaaGTGGTCAGGAGGAAAAGATGAACTATGTAATTAAATCACAGGGTGTAAAACTGGGCCAGGAAGCTGGACTATCCTGACCACAGTTGTTGCCTTTGGCTCTCCTtagtaccagaacaaaacctagAGCCAAAGATGGGTTAAGTCCTTTCACAATACCGTACAAAAGGCCTTATGTTGTACAAACGGGGATCTCTACCCAAGTAGGGAGCAAAATACTAACTGAGCATGTGATTAGTCTGCAGGAatagctctgagaaaaggagaaactggtTCTAGGAACTAGAGCCCAAGGCCTTGATATGGCTCGATAATATGTATGTAACAAATCTCTTTTAAGATTCGCCCCTGGGACCAAGGTAGGTAGGTCTGTTCCAGGCACTGCTAACATCCcacacaacagtgaaagcattgtGAATACATCATACTAGAGATAAGAAGGTCCCTCGAacacaatgagaactgaaatcagctggacCCTTAAAACTGTGAATCTAAGGACAGAAATGTGGGCTCTTGTAACTGTTAGAAATGTTAatttgatgagtgcagcatttAATGTAAATACTTATGTATCTCTTGTGACGAACATTATTACATATCAATATTGTTTGGTATGTGGGCAAGctaaggatttaaacttttatcttcttgttgttcctgatgattttaaggcaagaaatcaaactgttgcagggtttgagtcactgtcctggtgggtgatgatcaACAAGAATGTAGATTGGGTTAACTACATCTGTTATAATCaatggagatttacaaattatacaaagagtgcaataaagagaattgcaggACAGTTATATGCCACAAGTAGGGTGGCCTGAGAAAATAGGATCTCCTAAGATATGATAAAGGAATGTATATGTAACACTGGGTACTCGTTGTTGCACCTTTATCCCaataacacagctctggatgacATAATAATGAAGGCAGTGCAAGGACTTGGTGCCACCCTTGGCAATGAAgtggcagaaaagaaatcaggaatagatacttctgtcactggatgGTTGGAGTTCTGGTTTGGTAAATGGAAAGGGGTGACTGCATCCACATTTACTTCTTTGAtagtagcagcaggagccttgaTGGCCACTGGTTGCTGTGTTACCCCCTTTGTGAGGGGACTAGTAGAGTGAGCACTAATAGATAGTATATAGATATAATAATTACTATAATAATGTAGATAATAATGATAGAGAGAGCACTATTGAAGCAAGCACTAAGGGAGCCAttacatttggaaaaattttggtattagaggagatgggagataaagaaagtgaagatgagggcgatgtctataaaagtgaaccttaaagaattgcagaaatcaacaatgtatgaaaaagaaaaaggggggaattgtgggaatcaagtgttgtttctgcattagaattgtataatattatttttattttatgatctccgctatcatagttcccaggaacacactgtatatatgtgtatatatgtacattttgtcatacacactgcaagaatatcctgcacgagagcaaaccagagaacaagccatggcagcccgaggaagcgcctgacattgggaaggcctgacatcatcccccagtgctctttgtttaacgatgatgactttaaagaaaatcaccatatcaataggaccaggagagcaccgagacatcttggagacaacaggatgactgctgactggcaccagataacaagtaaataacaaatgtaaaccttctgataagattgtgaacctggagtacccagccagtggggaaacaggggagggggaaggcaagggggagtaaacagggtataaaggctgtcatgttgtgtccataggcgcgctcctacttgtgggacgcccgccattgcaatcgcgaataaattctgcttttatcagagataccgtcctgacaaaaattacttggattatttccaacaggTCTAAAGGAACCCAAACAGGTCCCTGTCCCCTGATCTCTACAGGGAATGCCTTATAATCATCCAAGAGCTCCgctgctctcatctcctcccttACCCGGCCCCAATCGATAAATAAGGCCCCTTTCCCCAAGTTAGCTGGGACCCTGGCCGTTTGGGAGGGCGGAACAGGTGGCGGGGGCAGAGCCGCAACCATCAATCGCTCAGCCCCTGAGGGCGGAGCCGCAGCCAGCAATCCCTCGGCCCCTGCCCCTACCCCTACCCGTGTAGGATCCTCCCCCTGACGAAAGCCATGCAAAGAGGGGTACTGGAGAGGATACGGGGGCGGAGCCGTCGGAGATGATGGCgactcttcctccttcttttccgGTGTTGGTGTTTCTGGCAAGGTCGGTGCCTCCGGTGCCATCTTGTCTTGGGGCAGATCCTTGAAGGGGTTAGAGTCTCCCGGCCGCGGTGACCCTCCCCCGCCCGGATCCAAACCCAACAGATCTCTGGCAAGGTTTTTGGCAGTCTTTTCTTCCCTCGCTGCCTTCAGAGCACCCCGAATCAGACCCCAAAATTTAAGCACCGACGCCCCTTGGGACGACATAGCTCTCTGAGCAAGCGCTAATGTCAAAGAGTCCCACTTGCTGGAGTCATAAATctcataaggaaaagaaagaagtccctcctttacaagaaaagaaagaacggTACCCACCTCCTTCTTAGAAGGGGCGGTTTTCCCGCAGTACGTTTTACAAACTTGATATAATACCTTAATGACGGATTCCATCGTCGCCCAGGGAATTCAAACCCTCCGCGACCTTCCACCAGCTACCAGCGCTGCTCTTAGCCCCAGGGGATCAGCCCCTCCAGCTCTTCCGCCGCCTTACCACGGCAGGCTCCTGCGTCCGTCCCGCAGCCGGCTGTCACACTTCCACAGGTGAGACTTCCTCACACGGAGCACCATTTGTCGCCTTTGTTTCggcgaccctgactgaagtctccttgtgaaagt
Encoded here:
- the LOC125688621 gene encoding endogenous retrovirus group K member 8 Gag polyprotein-like — protein: MQKQHLIPTDPRAVTRLAETIGKKGLRSPATLSALEAIMAPGPLLPYDIECLMQVILEPAQYMLWKEEWLAQLRAVVAAATCNPQHPANGREQGEITNLTRLLGYGEGMIGSPEGQFRRLRPGELMAATEAALTAFRRFSRTAEPSAPWAEVAQGPSESFSDFANRLIRAVEGSDLPKIAHNAVIMDCLKQKSHQNVKDLIRAAPNDLNTPGDIIRYVLEKQRTTPLTNEGLAAALVAAMAMREDQSRGPCFKCGQFGHFRAQCQVPERQKGEAAPGQICQACGKLGHTVRQCRKFVIVPQGNEDGRVP
- the LOC125688622 gene encoding uncharacterized protein LOC125688622 → MESVIKVLYQVCKTYCGKTAPSKKEVGTVLSFLVKEGLLSFPYEIYDSSKWDSLTLALAQRAMSSQGASVLKFWGLIRGALKAAREEKTAKNLARDLLGLDPGGGGSPRPGDSNPFKDLPQDKMAPEAPTLPETPTPEKKEEESPSSPTAPPPYPLQYPSLHGFRQGEDPTRVGVGAGAEGLLAAAPPSGAERLMVAALPPPPVPPSQTARVPANLGKGALFIDWGRVREEMRAAELLDDYKAFPVEIRGQGPVWVPLDLLEIIQPLRPSLAVPLAGQRNRRSGLRTRFALTARLSHTHSKSLNRPPRKELNPLTLVRARSYRVAMANTRACLPLGFYRVRPL